From a single Candidatus Latescibacterota bacterium genomic region:
- a CDS encoding protein kinase: MIGKTISHYKILEKLGEGGMGVVYKAEDTRLMRVVALKFLPPAMTSDSGARERFIHEARAASALDHPNICNIHEIDESEDGRTFIVMACYEGENLREMLNRSVPEPDRVLDLIRQVAEGLREAHRKNIVHRDVKPANIVVTSDGLVKIMDFGLAKLKGVSHLTREGSTIGTTSYMSPEQALGHKVDHRTDIWSLGVVLYEMLTGRTPFRGEYEPAVIYSIIHEDHEAPSRIRPELPEGIDALILRALSKDPDKRYQSMDEFLFELDRIISPESDRSSVAGGDGKILWLLKKPIVGIPVLLLVCLLALLAGNSIRKAREAQKARNELLPAIMDLVENDRYYDAWETALDAREILTDDPVLESLWSEMTTSAAIVTFPPGAEVSIRDYAVPDAEWHSLGVTPMDMAFLPQGFFRWKIEKEGFIPLEVGLPSDRDTFEFRMDKAGSLPEGMVRIPGGKGGDWMPGFGRLTTPVLPSFLADRHEVTNHQFKAFVDAGGYERGEFWKQPFVLDGRSIPWDEAIEMFRDRTGRPGPAGWEMSDYPDGRADYPVSGVSWFEAAAFAEFAGKSLPTLFHWVYVASVKASAQIIPLSNFGRDGIAQAGSHHGTGHFGLEDIAGNVSEWCFNTTAEDRYIMGGCWSAPQYQFNFPETRSPFDRSECNGFRCIKQLGDEEPPGEVWDEVTFRPARDYEKEEPVSGEILDALCSIYQYKKTDMNEKVEFRDDTGEDWAIEKISYDLPYGGERMVAYLFLPVGASPPYQVIVLFPGSYAMDMDSSENGRNLNTFDFVDFVIKSGRAVLCPVYQSTYERRDGYSFYNPLSTNSDHSQHIIMWRKDLSRSVDYLETRDDIDMEKLAYFGSSWGGWLAPVYLGQDDRFSVAVLRLVGLPTFEILPAFSPFNFLSRVRIPVLMMNGRYDYTFPYESSQLPFFENLATGVEDKKLVLFPTSHSISGHRNEMIRETLDWLDKYLGPVD, encoded by the coding sequence TTGATAGGCAAGACTATATCTCATTACAAGATCCTCGAGAAGCTCGGTGAGGGCGGTATGGGCGTGGTGTACAAGGCCGAGGATACCCGGCTGATGCGCGTGGTGGCTCTGAAATTTCTTCCGCCAGCTATGACGAGTGATTCCGGGGCCAGGGAACGATTTATTCACGAGGCGAGAGCTGCTTCCGCTCTCGACCATCCCAATATCTGTAACATCCACGAGATAGACGAATCTGAAGACGGCAGGACATTTATCGTGATGGCCTGCTACGAGGGCGAAAATCTGAGGGAGATGCTGAACCGTAGTGTTCCCGAGCCGGACAGGGTACTCGATCTGATCCGCCAGGTAGCAGAGGGTCTCCGGGAGGCACACAGGAAGAACATAGTCCACAGAGACGTAAAACCTGCCAATATCGTAGTGACTTCCGATGGACTCGTAAAGATAATGGATTTTGGCCTGGCCAAGTTAAAGGGCGTCAGCCACCTGACAAGGGAGGGCTCGACCATCGGGACGACATCCTATATGTCTCCCGAACAGGCCCTGGGACATAAGGTCGATCACAGGACCGACATCTGGTCACTGGGAGTCGTCCTGTACGAGATGTTAACTGGCAGGACTCCCTTCCGGGGCGAATATGAGCCTGCGGTGATCTATTCGATAATCCATGAGGATCATGAGGCCCCCTCCCGGATAAGACCGGAACTTCCGGAAGGTATTGACGCCTTGATCCTTCGGGCACTGAGCAAGGATCCCGATAAGCGGTATCAGTCCATGGACGAGTTTCTTTTCGAACTCGACAGGATCATCTCTCCGGAATCTGATAGATCTTCGGTGGCTGGAGGAGACGGAAAGATCCTCTGGCTGCTGAAAAAACCTATTGTCGGCATCCCTGTCCTTCTTTTGGTATGTCTGCTTGCTTTGCTGGCAGGCAATAGTATTCGAAAAGCACGCGAGGCCCAAAAGGCGAGAAATGAGCTCCTGCCAGCCATTATGGACCTGGTGGAAAACGATCGTTACTACGATGCCTGGGAAACAGCTCTGGACGCGCGCGAGATCCTCACTGATGACCCCGTTCTGGAATCGCTCTGGTCTGAGATGACCACCAGTGCGGCGATAGTGACATTCCCTCCCGGAGCTGAAGTCTCTATCAGAGATTATGCGGTTCCGGATGCCGAGTGGCATTCTCTGGGAGTGACTCCGATGGACATGGCCTTTCTCCCACAGGGATTTTTCCGATGGAAGATCGAGAAGGAGGGATTCATCCCCCTGGAAGTCGGGCTTCCGAGCGACAGGGATACTTTCGAATTCCGGATGGACAAGGCTGGCTCGCTTCCCGAAGGGATGGTGAGGATACCTGGCGGAAAGGGTGGTGACTGGATGCCCGGGTTTGGTCGCCTGACGACACCGGTGCTCCCCTCCTTTCTGGCCGACAGGCATGAAGTCACTAACCACCAGTTCAAAGCGTTCGTGGACGCGGGAGGATACGAACGCGGGGAATTCTGGAAGCAGCCCTTCGTTTTGGACGGTCGTTCGATTCCGTGGGATGAGGCGATAGAGATGTTCCGTGACAGGACCGGCAGACCCGGACCAGCGGGATGGGAGATGAGTGATTATCCGGATGGCAGGGCAGACTATCCCGTGAGCGGAGTAAGCTGGTTCGAGGCTGCCGCCTTTGCTGAATTCGCGGGCAAATCGCTTCCGACTTTGTTTCACTGGGTCTATGTCGCTTCGGTCAAGGCCAGCGCCCAGATCATACCACTATCCAATTTCGGCAGGGATGGCATAGCACAGGCAGGAAGCCATCACGGTACGGGGCATTTCGGGCTTGAGGATATTGCCGGCAACGTCAGTGAATGGTGTTTCAATACCACCGCGGAGGACCGATACATCATGGGCGGTTGCTGGAGCGCGCCGCAGTATCAGTTCAACTTCCCGGAGACAAGGTCACCTTTCGACAGATCCGAATGCAATGGATTCCGATGTATAAAGCAGCTCGGTGATGAAGAGCCACCAGGGGAGGTCTGGGATGAGGTCACCTTCAGGCCAGCCCGTGATTATGAAAAAGAGGAGCCTGTCTCGGGGGAGATACTTGACGCTCTCTGCAGCATTTATCAATACAAAAAAACTGACATGAACGAGAAGGTGGAATTCAGGGACGATACGGGAGAGGACTGGGCGATCGAAAAGATCTCTTATGATCTGCCGTATGGCGGGGAAAGGATGGTCGCGTATCTCTTCCTTCCAGTAGGGGCATCCCCTCCATATCAGGTAATCGTCCTTTTTCCCGGTTCCTACGCGATGGATATGGACTCGAGTGAAAACGGCAGAAACCTTAACACCTTCGACTTCGTCGACTTTGTCATCAAGAGCGGCAGAGCTGTACTCTGTCCTGTATATCAGTCGACCTATGAAAGAAGGGACGGTTACAGTTTCTACAATCCCCTGAGTACAAATTCAGACCATTCCCAACATATAATTATGTGGAGAAAGGATCTTTCCCGGTCGGTCGACTATCTTGAGACACGTGACGATATCGATATGGAAAAGCTCGCCTACTTCGGCAGCAGCTGGGGAGGCTGGCTGGCTCCCGTTTATCTCGGACAGGACGATCGTTTCAGTGTCGCTGTTCTCAGGCTTGTGGGATTGCCGACCTTTGAGATACTCCCCGCTTTCAGTCCATTCAACTTTCTGTCCCGGGTCAGGATACCGGTCCTGATGATGAACGGCCGGTACGATTACACCTTCCCCTACGAGAGTTCCCAGCTGCCCTTTTTCGAAAATCTGGCGACAGGCGTCGAGGATAAAAAGCTCGTATTGTTTCCGACATCACACAGCATATCAGGACACAGGAACGAGATGATCCGCGAGACCCTCGACTGGCTGGATAAATACCTCGGCCCGGTCGATTGA